The Malus domestica chromosome 10, GDT2T_hap1 genome contains a region encoding:
- the LOC114827546 gene encoding DNA replication licensing factor MCM4 yields MASDSSPADFNNGPSSPDDSLSSPIGNTFSSPADATHRRRRRSITPSEFDTPRAQRSRFAASETTPTGTRRANGHSAGPAPTPSSTDGDVPPSSEGGDGYGMDEDRPTFVWGTNISVNDVKVAIVRFLKNFRDESQWNTESEYLTEGKYIEAIKRVIEMEDDSLDVDARNVFDYDSDLYAKMVRYPLEVLAIFDIVLMEMLPIINPLFEKHIQTRIYNLKTSTSMRNLNPSDIERMVSLKGMIIRSSSIIPEIREAIFRCLVCGYYSDPLPVEKGRISEPTICLKEECQARNSMTLVHNRCRFTDKQIVRLQETPDEIPEGGTPHTVSLLMHDKLVDAGKPGDRIEVTGIYRAMTVRVGPTQRTVKSLFKTYIDCLHIKKSDKSRMLAEDQVEVDNTLVGNSEEILFDEKKVEQLKELAKQPDIYDRLTRSLAPNIWELDDVKKGLLCQLFGGNALKLPSGARFRGDINILLVGDPGTSKSQLLQYIHKLAPRGIYTSGRGSSAVGLTAYVAKDPETGETVLESGALVLSDRGICCIDEFDKMSDSARSMLHEVMEQQTVSIAKAGIIASLNARTSVLACANPSGSRYNPRLSVIDNIHLPPTLLSRFDLIYLLLDKADEHTDRRLAKHIVALHFENPESVQQNVLDIATLTAYVGYARKHIHPQLSDEAAEELTRGYVELRRRGNFPGSSKKVITATPRQIESLIRLSEALARIRFSESVEKHDVIEAFRLLEVAMQQSATDHSTGTIDMDLITTGISASERMRRESLVSSARNIIMEKMQLGGPSMRLLELLEELKQQSSGGELHLNDLRTAITTLATEGFVAFVHGDSVKRI; encoded by the exons aTGGCTTCCGATTCTTCTCCGGCGGACTTCAACAACG GGCCTTCTTCTCCTGATGACTCCTTATCGAGCCCAATCGGCAACACCTTCTCCTCTCCGGCGGACGCCACCCACCGCAGGAGGCGTCGATCCATTACCCCCTCGGAATTTGACACCCCGCGGGCCCAGCGGTCCCGGTTCGCCGCATCCGAAACAACCCCAACGGGCACGCGCCGCGCCAACGGCCATAGTGCTGGCCCTGCCCCGACCCCTTCCTCCACCGACGGTGATGTCCCGCCATCTTCTGAAGGCGGCGACGGGTATGGCATGGATGAGGACCGACCCACATTTGTCTGGGGCACGAATATCAGCGTGAACGACGTTAAGGTGGCGATCGTTAGGTTTCTGAAGAATTTTCGGGATGAGTCGCAGTGGAATACGGAGAGTGAGTACCTTACAGAAGGGAAGTACATTGAGGCCATCAAGAGAGTTATTGAGATGGAAGATGATTCGCTTGATGTTGATGCACGCAATGTGTTTGATTATGATTCCGACTTGTATGCGAAGATGGTCAGGTACCCACTCGAGGTTCTTGCGATTTTtgatattgttttgatggaaaTGCTGCCCATCATAAACCCGTTGTTtgaaaagcacatccaaactcGGATTTATAATCTCAAAACATCCACATCGATGAGAAATCTCAACCCATCTG ACATTGAGAGGATGGTTTCGTTGAAGGGAATGATTATTCGGTCTAGTTCAATAATACCAGAGATAAGGGAAGCAATATTTCGATGCCTCGTGTGTGGCTACTACTCCGACCCTCTTCCCGTAGAGAAAG GGAGAATATCTGAGCCTACAATATGCTTGAAGGAAGAGTGTCAAGCCAGGAATTCCATGACACTTGTTCATAATCGATGCAG GTTTACGGATAAACAGATTGTGAGGCTCCAGGAGACTCCGGATGAGATCCCTGAAGGAGGGACACCACATACGGTGAGCTTGTTGATGCATGACAAACTGGTTGATGCTGGAAAACCAGGAGACAGAATTGAG GTTACTGGGATATACAGGGCTATGACTGTTAGAGTTGGACCAACACAGAGAACTGTAAAATCACTGTTCAAG ACTTACATTGATTGTCTGCATATAAAAAAATCTGATAAGTCAAGAATGCTGGCGGAGGATCAAGTGGAAGTTGACAATACCTTGGTTGGAAACTCAGAAGAGATTCTTTTTGATGAAAAAAAG GTGGAACAATTGAAAGAGCTGGCAAAACAGCCAGATATATATGATCGATTAACAAGGTCTTTAGCACCAAACATCTGGGAGTTAGATGATGTAAAAAAAGGCCTTCTTTGCCAG CTTTTTGGTGGGAATGCTTTGAAGCTTCCATCTGGTGCTCGCTTTCGTGGTGATATTAATATTCTTCTTGTTGGTGATCCTGGAACCAGCAAGTCCCAGCTGCTCCAGTACATACACAAGTTAGCGCCTCGCGGAATATACACTAGTGGAAGAGGGAGTTCTGCCGTTGGATTGACTGCTTATGTTGCGAAAGATCCCGAAACAGGGGAAACA gttttagagagtggAGCCTTAGTTTTGAGTGATAGAGGCATTTGCTGCATTgacgaatttgacaaaatgTCTGATAGTGCAAGGAGCATGCTACATGAG GTGATGGAACAGCAAACTGTTTCAATAGCTAAGGCAGGAATTATTGCTTCCCTTAATGCTAGGACTTCGGTCTTGGCTTGTGCAAATCCAAGTGGTTCACGCTATAACCCTCGCTTATCAGTAATTGACAACATACACCTTCCTCCTACCTTATTATCCAG GTTTGATCTGATCTACTTACTCCTTGACAAGGCTGATGAGCATACAGACAGACGCCTCGCAAAGCATATTGTTGCATTACACTTTGAGAATCCTGAG AGTGTACAGCAGAATGTCTTAGACATTGCTACGTTGACTGCATATGTGGGCTATGCCCGAAAGCATATTCACCCACAATTATCTGATGAGGCTGCTGAAGAGTTGACTagaggttatgttgagttgAGGAGGAGAGGAAATTTTCCAGGCAGTAGCAAAAAG GTGATAACAGCAACACCCAGGCAGATTGAGAGTTTGATACGACTTAGTGAAGCTCTAGCTCGCATCCGTTTCTCAGAATCG GTTGAGAAGCATGATGTTATTGAGGCATTTCGGCTTCTGGAAGTTGCAATGCAGCAATCGGCAACTGATCACTCCACCG GAACGATCGACATGGATCTTATCACCACTGGAATTTCGGCAAGTGAAAGAATGAGACGAGAAAGTCTCGTATCATCAGCTCGCAACATAATTATGGAGAAGATGCAACTTGGGGGACCCTCAATGCGCTTGTTAGAG ctgctggaggAGCTGAAGCAGCAGAGCTCTGGCGGCGAACTCCATCTCAATGAT CTGAGGACTGCAATTACGACACTAGCAACTGAGGGATTTGTGGCTTTTGTTCACGGCGACAGTGTCAAAAGAATATGA